Part of the Stackebrandtia endophytica genome is shown below.
CGGTGTTGTACCCGACGGTCGGGCTCACCGCCGTCCCCGGCCAGACCCGGCACTACCCGGGCACCGTCGCGGTGCGTCCGGAGACCATGGTGGACTATCTGAGTCAGGTGCTCCTGGGCATCGCCAACAGTGGATTCTCACGGATTCTGCTGCTGAACGCCCACGACGCCAACATGTCCACGGCGCGAGCGGCCATGGAGTGGGTCTCCGGCGAATCCCCGGTGAGCCTGCTGTTGGCGAATTGGTTCCAGTTGGTCCCGTGGAGCGACACGACCGAGTTGCTGGGTGACGTACCGACTCGCGGACACGGCGGCGCGTTCGAGACCGCCGGAGTACTGGCGTTCGCACCCGAGACCGTCAAACTGGACACTGTGGAAGACTTGCCGCCACGGCCTCGACTGACCACCGCCGACCACGTCCTGGTCGAATCGCATCCGGCCCCCTGGCGGGGTTGGTCGGGACACATCTCGGTGGTGAACGAACCCGGCGCCGCCGAGATACGCCGCAAGGCCGCGACCCGGCTGCGTGCGCTGGTCACCGAATGGCTGGAACGACCCGAACCCGAGTCTCCCCGCACCGGAACGTCATCACAAGTGTCGGACAGCAGCCCGGAGAGCTCGGGCCGCGGAAGGAACGGATGAACATGCTGAGCGTCTACCAGACGAACCACCTGCTACCGGCATACCGCCATCACGGGCCGAGCCTGTATCCGGCGATGATCGAGGCCAGCCGTGCCCACCTGGTGATGCTCGCCGAATGCGGCATCCTGCCCGCGTCGCGCGCGGCTCAGTTGTCGAGTGCGTTGGAACGGCTGCGGGAGCGTCCCACCGACCTGCCCGACTACGACGGCACCTTCGAGGACGTGTATTTCGCGCTGGAGCGCAATCTGGCGCAGGAAGCCGGAATCCGCCCCGACGAGCTGGACCTGCAACTGGCGCGAAGCCGAAACGACCTCGACGCCGGAGTGTTCCGGATGATCCTTCGCGACCAGGTCACCGGCATCCTCGACGACCTGCTGGCCGCGACCGAGGCGGTACTCGACGCCGCCGAACGGGGAACCGAGGCCACCGTCCTGGCGTTCACCCACCGGCGACCGGCCCAACCGACCACGATCGGTCACGTGTTCGCCGGGTACGCCGACGCACTCAGCGGACAGGCCGCCAACTACCAGTACGTCCTCAATGAACTGAACCACTCGCCGCTGGGTGGTGCGGTCATCGCCGGCACCGATCTGCCGATCTCCTCGGAGCGGGTCGCCGAACTGCTCGGGTTCACCGATGTGGTTCCCAACGCCTACTCCGGTGTCGCCGGAGCCGATCACTTCACCGGAGTGGTCGGCGCCAACGCCCGGACCCTGGCCACCGGCGCCCGGGTGGCTCGGGTGATCCAGGAGTGGATGAGTTTCGGTTGGGTCAACGTCCCCGACGAGTTCTGCCAGGGCAGCAGCGCGATGCCGCAGAAACGCAACCCGGTCGTGTTGGAGCACATGGTGTCCATGGCGATGGCCGCCGTCGCCGACCAGACCGCGGTTCTCGGTGGAATCGCCGCAGCGTGGTGGGAGGATTCCAATAACGCCACCACGGATGTCCAAACACGACTGTGGGAGTCCGATGATCGGGCCGCCCGGTTCCTGCGGATGCTCGGTCGGCTGTTCGAGGTGTTGAACCCGGCGAAACTCCCCACCGATCTGGAGATGGTCGCCACCGGTTCGACCACGACCGCCGCCGCCGACGCCCTCTCGATGGGAGGAGTCCCGTTCCGTACCGCCCACGGCCTGCTCGCCGCACTCGTCGGTAAGGGCGAGCCGGCGAACTGGGACGCGAAACTGGTCGCCGAGACCGCCGCCGAACGCGGGGTCCGGTTGGAACCCGAACTGATCGAGAACATGCTGCACGCCCTGTTGTCGCCCCGCGCGGTGCTGAAGCGTGACCAGGCCGAAGGCCCCGGTCGAGACGCGGTGACCCGCCAGATCGCCGGGCTTCGCGGCGCGGTGGCACAGCATCGGTCCACGTTGGAGGCCTTTCGGGCCCACCAACGCGCCGCCGCCGACCGGTTGGACGCCGCCGTTCGACAGCGCATCGAGGAGGGCGGGGCGTGAGCACGACGGAGAACTCCGCCGCTGCCCTCGCACCACGGAACGCTCTCGTCGGTGTCGACATCGGCGGAACCAAGATCGACGTGGCGGTCGTCGTCGACGGCACTCGCCACACTCGACGGCTGGCCACCGATGCGATGCGTGGTGCCGCGCAGGCGATCGATCGTGCACTGTCGACGGTGTCTGACCTGGCGACCGAAGCCGGTGCCACCATCACCGCGATCGGCGTCGCCGTCCCGGGAGCCGTGGACAACGGCGTGATCCGGATGGCCGACAACATCCCCGATCTCGAAGGGCTCGATCTGGCCTCCATGGTTGGTGAGACCTTTCCGGACGTGGAGTTGGCACTGGTCAACGATCTCAACGCGGCGGCCACCGCCCAGTTGGCCGCCGGCCTGGTGCCCCGCACCGGCGTCGGAGTCGTCATCGGGCTGGGAACCGGCACGGCCGCCGGGATCATCGTGGACGGTCAACTGCGTTCGGGCGCCCGCGGCGCCGCCGGCGAGATCGGCTACAGCCGCATCGTTCTACCGGGCGGCACCCACCGCGATCCCGCCCGGTTGGAGGACATCGCGGGCGGTAGAGCGTTGGACCGGTTGGCCGCCGACTCCGGCCTGCGTAGTGCGCAGGAGCTGTTGGACCGCGCCGAGACCGATGCCGCCACCGCGGCGGAGGTGATCCCCCGCCTGGACGCGGTGGGGCGGGCCATCGCGTTCTGCCAACACCTGCTGGACCCCGACGCGCTCGTCGTGTTCGGTGGGGTGTCGGCGCATCCGCTGCTGCGCAGCCGGGTCGAGGCGGTTCTGGCCGGTGAACTGCCGGACCCGCCGACCGTCCGGTGGCTTGCGCCGGGAACCAACGCCTCGCTGGAGGGGACACTGCACCACGCCGCGATGCTGGCGGAAGCACCGGTTCCGGCATAGCGCACCCTCAATTGTCCGATGAGGATGATTGAGTCCAGATGGGATCGGGTGTGCGATCCCACCGTGAAGCCTCACCCGGGTGCGCGGTGGCCCCGACACCTCGGTGTCGGGGCCACCACTTTCGGCCCGGTTCGGGACTCAGGTCAGGTTGAGCCCACCGTCCACGGTGATCACCTGACCGGTGAGCCACGTCGACGCCGGGTTCGCCAGATTCCACACCCAGTCGGCGATCTCCTCCGGTTCTCCCCTGCGCCCCAACGGAATTCGGGCGGCCTCGGCAGTTTCCAGTTCTGCGGCCTCCTCCGCCGACATGCCCGCCGCCGACAGCGCCTCCGACTTGACCGGTCCGGGTGCGACCGCGTTGACCCGGATCCGGTCGGGGGCCAGTTCCAGGGCCCAGCTGCGGGTCAACTGTTCCAGTGCGGCCTTCGAGGCGGCATAGTGCGAGATCTCCGCCCCGGGCCGCTGCCCGAAGACGCTGGAGACGTTGACGATCGTGCCGCCGGTGTCCCGCAGCAGCGGCAAAGCATGGTGGGCCAACAGGCTGGGTGCGGTGACATTGACCTCCCACAGCCGTCTCACTCGGTCGGCCGACAGCTCGGCCAACGGCATGATCTCCAGGTATCCGGCGTTGTTGACGAGGATGTCGAGACGATCCCACCGCGCCTTCGCCGCCGCCGTGATCGTCTGCGGTGCTTCGGGATCGGTGATGTCGGCGGGCAGGATGTCGATGTGGCCGTCCGGGTTCTCCCTCCGCTGCAGCTGAGCGGTCTGGGCCAGTGCCGCTTCTCGGCGACCGACCGCCAGCACCCGCGCTCCCGTTCGAGCCAGCCGCAGCGCGGTGGCGCGGCCGATCCCGGATCCGGCGCCGGTGACGATCGCGGTCAACGAGGTCTCGGACATGCTCAACTCCTTGTTCGATGTTCGTGTTGTTCGATGTTCGTGGAACATCGAACAATAGCGCTATGCTGCAGGCATGAAAACCGCCGAGCACCCCGCCGTCGAGGACCTGGACCTCATCACCGTGCTCGCCGCATTGGCCGACCCCGTACGGCTTGACCTGGTACGACAGCTGTCAGATCACCGAGAACTCGGGTGGGGCGACCTGGTCGCACCGGTGGCGAAATCCACACTCAGCCACCACATGCGGGTGCTGCGGGATGCGGGCGTGACCCGCACCAGGCAGGAGGGCACCCGCTGTTTCGTAAAACTGCGGGCCGACGACCTGACGGCACGCTTTCCCGGGCTGCTCGATCTGGTCCAGGACTACACGCCGGCCCCACCGTTGGGCTAACGGTTGCGCCAGGCCGTGGGTCCGGAACCTTTTTAGGCCGACTCCCTGCGCCGCCACACCTCGTACAACAGGACACTGGTGGCGATGGCCAGGTTCAACGATTCGGCCATACCCACCATCGGAATGCTCAACTGGATCGAGCCCCTGGCCAACTCGGTGTCCGAGAGCCCCTCACCCTCGTTGCCCATCAGAATCGCCAGCGGCGACGGCAGCGGCGCCGACCACAGCGTCTCCTCGGCCTTCGCCGAGGTCGTGGCGATGGTGATGCCCCGATCCCGTGCCCAGTCGGCGAACTCGTCGAGGTCGGCCACCCGGATCGCGGGAACGTTGAACACCGCGCCCATGCTGGCCTTGATCGCCTGCGGATCGAACGGGTCGGCGGTGTTGCCGAGCAGGACGATTCCCGCAGCGCCGGTGGCGTCGGCGGAACGGAAGATCGTGCCGAGGTTGCCGGGGTTGGCCACCCGACTCAGCACGACCAGGGTTGTGTCCGAAGTGGTCTCCAGTTCGTCCAGTGCGAGGTACCGGGTGCCGACGATCGCAGCCAGGCCCGCAGGGCCGTCCCGGTCGGCGATTCGAGTGAACAGCTCAGGCGTCAACCGGACCACCGGTACACCGTTATCCCGCTGCACCTCGATCATGTCCAGGACGGCGGTGCGGCGAATCTGCTCCGGACAGTAGACGATCTGCTCGATCGACATGCCCGCGTCGATCGCCTGCGTCACCGGCTGAATCCCGAACACCACCGACACCTGCTGCTGTTGCCGGTTCTTACGGCTCGACAGCGACCGCACCCGTTTGACGATCGGGTTGCTCGCACTGGTGATGAGTTTTTCCAACGGACTCACTCGGGTTCTCGCGACGGATTCGGACTACGTTCACTTCGCGGGACGCCCAGTCCCACCAGCCCAAGATCATAGTCCGGCCGCCTAACCACCCGGCCGGGGAGGAAACCGACCGTCGTCGGGCGTCACACCGCCGGGATACGCTCCGCTCGCCCCGAGCCGCCCGTTAGAGAGCCCCAGCCATGCGATTCACCACGCCACCTCGCCCGCACGACCTCGTGAGCTTGTTCCCGGAACTGGCGGAGTACGCCAGATCGGCGGTACGGCTGCATCCTCGATGGGGTGATCCCGGGATCGAGCAGAGCTCGATCGGCGGCCCGGTTCGCTGGCCGGCCGACGAGCCGTGGCCGACCTGCGACCGGGAGCATGACGACTAATCGACCGCGCCGATCGACTACACTCTGGCGGTCCGGCGGTACATGGCCGAACTGGCTCGTTCGGGTACCCAAGCACGCCGGATCCAGGATGCCCATCAACGTCGAATGCGTGAGCTGGAGCTGGAATACGCCGTCGGCGACGAACCCGACCCGAGCGCACCGACCCCGCTGATTCCGGTGGCTCAGCTGTATTATCGCGATGTCCCGGGCCTGCCCTGGCCGGAACGGTACGACCTGCTGCAGATTCTCTGGTGCCCCAGAAACCACCCGAACGCCGACACCCCGTACAACCCGGTGTTCGAACTGCGGTGGCGGTTGAGCGAGACGATCGGAGACCAACTCGACTCGCCGCCTCGACCGGTGAGCTGTCCCGAGGAGTACCTACCCAATCCGTGCGTAGTGCACCCCGAAGTCGTAACCGAGTACCCGAACGGCGCATCCCTGCCTCCCCCTCTAGAAAAGTCCATTCGCGACTGGGAGGACGAGATGGGAGACAATCTCACCTACCACTGGGAATCCGCGCTGGCCCCTGGCTGGAAGGCCATGGGGCACGGCGGATATTGGGGTGTCATCGATCCCTACCCCATGACCTGCGCTTGCGGCGAGGAACAGCAGCCGCTGTTCACGGTCGCCTCCGGCGAATACGATGCCGGAACCCATGCCTGGCGCCCCGTCGAGGAAGACGGGACCGACCCCACGACGCAGGACCCGGTCGAGGTCTTCATCGGGCGCGGTTACACCCTCCAGCTCTATTACTGCCCTCGGTCGGAGCATCACGCCAACCGCACCGAGATGTTCTGACTCAGGGGCCACGCTCGGTAGTTCGGATCACACCGTGTCACTTGTCGATCTCGGCTTCGAAATATACCCTGGGGGGTATGTTGAACGGGATGGAAACCGATCGCGGGTCCGGCACCCGCATCGTGATCGTCGGCGGGGTGGCCGGCGGCATGAGCAGCGCGGCGCGGGCTCGACGCTTGGACGAGTCCGCCGAGATCATCGTGTTGGAACGCGGCGCGTATGTCTCATTCGCCAACTGCGGACTGCCCTACCACGTCGGCGGTGAGATCGATGACGCCGACAGCCTGCTGGTACAGACTCCGGAGCGGCTCGCAGCTGCACTGAACCTGGATGTGCGGACCGGACACGACGTCATCGGGCTCGACGCGGATAGGCGGGAAGTGGTGGTGCGCACCACCGCCGGCGAGGAACGCATCGGCTATGACGCGCTGGTGCTCTCACCGGGTGCTGTCGCCGCGCGACCGGCCATCGAGGGACTCGACTCCGCACGGGTGCGAACCCTGCGAACGGTCGAGGACGCCATCTGGCTGCGGGACGGTGTCGACGCCGGCGCCCGGAACGCGGTTGTACTCGGCGCGGGATTCATCGGCCTTGAGGCCGCCGAAGCCCTTGCCCTCCAAGGACTTCACACGACCATCGTCGAATTCGCCGACCGGGTGTTGCCGCCTTTGGACGGTGAACACGCCTGGCCCGTGGAGCACGAACTCACCCGCCTCGGCATCGACGTTCGAACCGGCATCGCCGCGCGAGAAATCATCGCAAGCCCTGACACCGACACGGTGGTCCTAGCCGACGGAACCCGCCTGAGCGCCGACCTGATCGTGCTGGCCACCGGCGTTCGACCCGACACCGCCCCGTTCGAAGCGGCCGGTATCGAGACCGAACGCGGCGCCATCGTCGTCGACCAACACGGCCGGACCTCGCTGGAAGGCGTGTGGGCGGTCGGCGACGCGACGGTCAGCGTCGACCCCGTCACCGGAGTACGCCGACCGGTCGCGTTGGCCGGCCCGGCGAACCGGGCGGGCCGTCTGGTGGCCGACGACATCCTGCGACCGGGTCGGGCTCGGTCGATCCCGCCGCCGCTGAGCACCGCGATCGTGCGGGTCGGCGCCTTGACGGTCGCCATGACCGGCGCCAATCGAGCCGCCCTGGACGCCGCCGGCATCGACCACCACACCGTTCACCTGCACCCCAATCAGCACGCCGGGTATTTCCCCGGTGCGTCTCAGATCAAACTCAGCCTGCACGTACGCGCTGAGGACGGAATGATCCTGGGCGCCCAGGCCGTCGGCGTCGACGGCGTCGACAAACGGATCGACGTCATCGCCACCGCGATCCGGGCCCGGATGACCGCCGCCGATCTCATCGACTTGGATCTGTCCTACTCCCCGCCCTACGGCCAGGCAAAGGACCCGGTCAATCTCGCGGGAATGGTCGCCACCAACGTTCTCGACGAGACCCTGCGCCTGTGGTACGCCCACGACCTGGACGAGGTACTCGCCTCCGCTCTGATCCTGGATGTGCGCAGCCCCGAGGAGTTCGCGACCGGACACCTTCCGAACGCGGTGAACATCCCGCACACCGAGCTTCGCGGTCAGCTCGACGAGGTACGGCGCGCCGCCGACGGACGGCCGGTTCGGGTGCTGTGCGCCTCGGGGGTCCGATCGGCGATCGCGCACCGGGTACTGGCTCAGGCCGGTTTCGACTCGGCCTCGCTGTCGGGCGGAACCCTGACGCTGCGCGCCACCCTCGGCGCCACCGCCGACAACGTCCTGGTCACCGAGACCACCCCGGTGCCCGTCTAACCATCACCGAAAAAGGAGAAACCATGTCCAGCAACGATTCCGATGCCCAGCGTCGCATCCTGAACCGACTTCGTCGCGCTCGTGGCCAACTCGACGCCGTCATCGGTGCCGTCGAGAACGGTGGCTCGTGCCGCGATGTGGTCACCCAACTGGCGGCCGTCTCATCGGCGCTCGATCGCGCCGGGTTCACGATCATTTCCAGCGCGATGAAGGACTGCCTCGCCGACCCCGAGGGCACCAACCGCACCGACGACATCACGACCGAAGAACTCGAAAAGCTCTTCTTGACCCTGGCCTGACCAACTCGGGCCCACCACCATCGAAACGAGGAAACCGAACATGTGTCGAGCAGTCAGCTGCAAAACCTGCGACAAGACCACCTGGGCCGGATGCGGCCAACACATCGACGACGTCAAACGCACCGTCCCCGCCGCCGCGTGGTGCCCGGGCCACCCGAAGGAGGCCTCGACCGGCGGTTTTCTCTCCCGCCTGTTCAAGC
Proteins encoded:
- a CDS encoding ROK family protein, with the protein product MSTTENSAAALAPRNALVGVDIGGTKIDVAVVVDGTRHTRRLATDAMRGAAQAIDRALSTVSDLATEAGATITAIGVAVPGAVDNGVIRMADNIPDLEGLDLASMVGETFPDVELALVNDLNAAATAQLAAGLVPRTGVGVVIGLGTGTAAGIIVDGQLRSGARGAAGEIGYSRIVLPGGTHRDPARLEDIAGGRALDRLAADSGLRSAQELLDRAETDAATAAEVIPRLDAVGRAIAFCQHLLDPDALVVFGGVSAHPLLRSRVEAVLAGELPDPPTVRWLAPGTNASLEGTLHHAAMLAEAPVPA
- a CDS encoding ArsR/SmtB family transcription factor yields the protein MKTAEHPAVEDLDLITVLAALADPVRLDLVRQLSDHRELGWGDLVAPVAKSTLSHHMRVLRDAGVTRTRQEGTRCFVKLRADDLTARFPGLLDLVQDYTPAPPLG
- a CDS encoding creatininase family protein produces the protein MSLIRIEHVTGADVADTVASADFAVLPLGSVEWHGPHLPLGSDTILAEGFASELSQGDWNAVLYPTVGLTAVPGQTRHYPGTVAVRPETMVDYLSQVLLGIANSGFSRILLLNAHDANMSTARAAMEWVSGESPVSLLLANWFQLVPWSDTTELLGDVPTRGHGGAFETAGVLAFAPETVKLDTVEDLPPRPRLTTADHVLVESHPAPWRGWSGHISVVNEPGAAEIRRKAATRLRALVTEWLERPEPESPRTGTSSQVSDSSPESSGRGRNG
- a CDS encoding argininosuccinate lyase, which encodes MNMLSVYQTNHLLPAYRHHGPSLYPAMIEASRAHLVMLAECGILPASRAAQLSSALERLRERPTDLPDYDGTFEDVYFALERNLAQEAGIRPDELDLQLARSRNDLDAGVFRMILRDQVTGILDDLLAATEAVLDAAERGTEATVLAFTHRRPAQPTTIGHVFAGYADALSGQAANYQYVLNELNHSPLGGAVIAGTDLPISSERVAELLGFTDVVPNAYSGVAGADHFTGVVGANARTLATGARVARVIQEWMSFGWVNVPDEFCQGSSAMPQKRNPVVLEHMVSMAMAAVADQTAVLGGIAAAWWEDSNNATTDVQTRLWESDDRAARFLRMLGRLFEVLNPAKLPTDLEMVATGSTTTAAADALSMGGVPFRTAHGLLAALVGKGEPANWDAKLVAETAAERGVRLEPELIENMLHALLSPRAVLKRDQAEGPGRDAVTRQIAGLRGAVAQHRSTLEAFRAHQRAAADRLDAAVRQRIEEGGA
- a CDS encoding SDR family NAD(P)-dependent oxidoreductase, producing MSETSLTAIVTGAGSGIGRATALRLARTGARVLAVGRREAALAQTAQLQRRENPDGHIDILPADITDPEAPQTITAAAKARWDRLDILVNNAGYLEIMPLAELSADRVRRLWEVNVTAPSLLAHHALPLLRDTGGTIVNVSSVFGQRPGAEISHYAASKAALEQLTRSWALELAPDRIRVNAVAPGPVKSEALSAAGMSAEEAAELETAEAARIPLGRRGEPEEIADWVWNLANPASTWLTGQVITVDGGLNLT
- a CDS encoding metal-sensitive transcriptional regulator; the encoded protein is MSSNDSDAQRRILNRLRRARGQLDAVIGAVENGGSCRDVVTQLAAVSSALDRAGFTIISSAMKDCLADPEGTNRTDDITTEELEKLFLTLA
- a CDS encoding FAD-dependent oxidoreductase, with product METDRGSGTRIVIVGGVAGGMSSAARARRLDESAEIIVLERGAYVSFANCGLPYHVGGEIDDADSLLVQTPERLAAALNLDVRTGHDVIGLDADRREVVVRTTAGEERIGYDALVLSPGAVAARPAIEGLDSARVRTLRTVEDAIWLRDGVDAGARNAVVLGAGFIGLEAAEALALQGLHTTIVEFADRVLPPLDGEHAWPVEHELTRLGIDVRTGIAAREIIASPDTDTVVLADGTRLSADLIVLATGVRPDTAPFEAAGIETERGAIVVDQHGRTSLEGVWAVGDATVSVDPVTGVRRPVALAGPANRAGRLVADDILRPGRARSIPPPLSTAIVRVGALTVAMTGANRAALDAAGIDHHTVHLHPNQHAGYFPGASQIKLSLHVRAEDGMILGAQAVGVDGVDKRIDVIATAIRARMTAADLIDLDLSYSPPYGQAKDPVNLAGMVATNVLDETLRLWYAHDLDEVLASALILDVRSPEEFATGHLPNAVNIPHTELRGQLDEVRRAADGRPVRVLCASGVRSAIAHRVLAQAGFDSASLSGGTLTLRATLGATADNVLVTETTPVPV
- a CDS encoding TrmH family RNA methyltransferase; this encodes MSPLEKLITSASNPIVKRVRSLSSRKNRQQQQVSVVFGIQPVTQAIDAGMSIEQIVYCPEQIRRTAVLDMIEVQRDNGVPVVRLTPELFTRIADRDGPAGLAAIVGTRYLALDELETTSDTTLVVLSRVANPGNLGTIFRSADATGAAGIVLLGNTADPFDPQAIKASMGAVFNVPAIRVADLDEFADWARDRGITIATTSAKAEETLWSAPLPSPLAILMGNEGEGLSDTELARGSIQLSIPMVGMAESLNLAIATSVLLYEVWRRRESA